The following are from one region of the Streptococcus sp. 1643 genome:
- the dinB gene encoding DNA polymerase IV, with translation MLIFPLINDLSRKIIHIDMDAFFAAVEIRDNPKLKGKPVIIGSDPRQTGGRGVVSTCSYEARAFGIHSAMSSKEAYERCPQAIFISGNYEKYKTVGLEIRAIFKRYTDLIEPMSIDEAYLDVTENKLGIKSAVKIARLIQEDIWQELHLTASAGVSYNKFLAKMASDYQKPHGLTMILPDQAQDFLKQMDIAKFHGVGKKTVERLHEMGIYTGADLLDVSEVTLIDRFGRLGFDLYRKARGIHNSPVKSDRIRKSIGKEKTYGKILQVEEDIKKELTLLSEKVAHNLSKQDKAGKIIILKIRYADFSTLTKRKSLALATQDKEQIERTAHEIYDSLEEQPRGIRLLGLTVTGF, from the coding sequence ATGCTCATATTTCCATTGATAAATGATCTGTCCAGAAAAATCATCCATATTGACATGGATGCCTTTTTTGCTGCGGTGGAAATCAGAGATAATCCCAAGTTAAAGGGCAAACCTGTCATTATCGGAAGCGATCCCAGACAAACAGGTGGGCGTGGTGTCGTTTCTACCTGTAGCTATGAGGCGCGAGCTTTTGGAATACACTCTGCCATGAGCTCTAAAGAAGCTTATGAACGCTGTCCCCAAGCTATCTTTATCTCTGGAAATTATGAAAAATACAAGACTGTGGGACTTGAGATTCGTGCTATTTTTAAACGCTACACTGATTTGATCGAACCTATGAGTATTGACGAGGCATACTTGGATGTGACGGAAAATAAACTCGGTATCAAGTCAGCCGTCAAAATAGCTCGTCTCATCCAAGAGGATATCTGGCAGGAACTACACCTGACTGCTTCTGCAGGTGTTTCTTATAACAAATTCCTAGCTAAGATGGCTAGTGACTATCAAAAACCACATGGTTTGACAATGATTCTCCCAGATCAAGCCCAAGACTTCCTCAAACAAATGGACATTGCTAAATTTCATGGCGTGGGCAAAAAAACAGTTGAACGCCTTCATGAAATGGGCATTTATACTGGTGCAGACTTATTGGACGTCTCAGAAGTCACTTTAATCGATCGGTTCGGCAGACTCGGTTTTGACCTTTATCGAAAGGCAAGGGGCATTCATAACTCACCGGTCAAGTCCGATCGCATTCGTAAGTCCATTGGCAAGGAAAAAACCTATGGAAAGATTCTGCAAGTAGAAGAAGACATCAAAAAAGAGCTGACCCTTCTCTCCGAAAAGGTAGCTCACAATCTCAGCAAGCAGGACAAAGCTGGAAAAATCATTATCCTAAAAATACGATATGCTGACTTCTCCACCTTGACTAAAAGGAAAAGTTTGGCCTTAGCTACTCAAGACAAGGAGCAAATCGAGCGAACTGCGCATGAGATATACGATAGCTTGGAAGAACAACCACGAGGTATCCGACTGCTAGGACTGACAGTGACGGGATTTTAA
- a CDS encoding undecaprenyl-diphosphate phosphatase gives MYLIEILKSIFFGIVEGITEWLPISSTGHLILVEEFVQYKDQNEAFMSMFNVVIQLGAILAVMVIYFNKLNPFKPGKTKVEVRRTWQLWSKVFVATLPLLLVFKLDDWFDANFHNMVSVAIMLIIYGVAFIYLEKRNKAQAIEPTVTELDKLPYKTALYIGLFQVLALFPGTSRSGATIVGGLLNGTSRSVVTEFTFYLGIPVMFGASALKIFKFIKAGQLLSFGQLFLLLVAMGVAFAVSMVAIRFLTSYVKKHDFTLFGKYRIVLGSVLLLYSFVRLFV, from the coding sequence ATGTATCTTATTGAAATTTTGAAGTCGATCTTTTTTGGGATTGTTGAAGGAATTACAGAATGGTTGCCCATTTCAAGTACGGGTCACTTGATCTTGGTTGAAGAATTTGTACAATACAAGGACCAAAATGAAGCCTTCATGTCCATGTTTAATGTTGTTATTCAGCTCGGCGCTATCTTAGCGGTTATGGTCATTTACTTTAACAAGCTTAATCCTTTCAAACCTGGTAAAACTAAGGTCGAAGTTCGTAGAACTTGGCAATTGTGGTCAAAAGTCTTTGTTGCGACCTTGCCTTTGCTCTTGGTTTTTAAACTAGATGATTGGTTTGATGCCAACTTCCATAACATGGTTTCAGTTGCAATCATGTTGATTATCTATGGTGTTGCCTTTATCTACCTTGAAAAACGAAATAAGGCGCAAGCTATTGAACCAACAGTAACAGAGTTAGACAAGTTGCCTTATAAAACAGCCCTTTACATTGGGCTCTTCCAAGTCCTCGCTCTCTTCCCGGGAACGAGCCGTTCAGGTGCAACTATCGTTGGTGGTTTGTTAAATGGAACGAGTCGCTCTGTCGTAACAGAGTTTACCTTCTATCTCGGAATTCCTGTTATGTTCGGAGCCAGTGCCTTAAAGATTTTTAAATTTATCAAAGCAGGTCAACTCTTGAGTTTTGGACAACTGTTCTTGCTCTTGGTTGCTATGGGTGTTGCCTTTGCGGTCAGCATGGTTGCCATTCGTTTCTTGACCAGCTATGTGAAGAAACACGACTTTACACTCTTTGGTAAATACCGTATCGTACTTGGTAGTGTTTTGTTGCTTTATAGTTTTGTGCGTTTATTTGTATAA